One segment of Streptomyces sp. XD-27 DNA contains the following:
- a CDS encoding MAB_1171c family putative transporter gives MNAEISSLLNWFNYICVGCLWLVLALRASIALRTPEQRGLWLAVATAAVAMMLTLPAATQLALQATGGVHTIALPRNLIGVLASGAVLYFVSAVVGSRLRLSVCYVTGLAMASLLVLDFLAPPHQEHAVTGHGAPTPSTAYWLVLVLVHLTADISCVTLCHQYSRRTANPILRASLRTFGIGNALTFLFWSCQLISLLFHTDRLLPYLPYVMDLYGLLRAVALLLPSLWAMRGAATEICTIWHLWPLWRDLVQAVPHIAFLKPRHRLLEIVWPQASWQLLAYRKIIETRDAILVLNDYATAGTWARARRHVAAAGVAQAKADATVLACVMTGARSAKLAGLPQQQSVGSLVNFGKGDLDNEKAFLLDMARAYASAPARNFAIHPNTSDRK, from the coding sequence ATGAACGCTGAAATATCCAGCTTACTAAACTGGTTCAACTACATCTGTGTGGGCTGCCTATGGCTCGTTCTGGCCCTACGCGCCTCCATCGCACTACGCACCCCTGAGCAGCGCGGACTGTGGTTGGCCGTGGCTACCGCTGCGGTGGCCATGATGCTCACGCTCCCCGCCGCGACCCAGCTCGCTCTCCAGGCCACTGGAGGGGTCCATACCATTGCCCTGCCACGGAACCTGATCGGAGTGCTCGCGTCGGGTGCAGTGCTGTACTTCGTCTCGGCGGTCGTCGGCAGCCGCTTACGTCTGAGCGTGTGCTACGTGACGGGCCTGGCTATGGCCTCCCTGCTGGTCCTGGATTTCTTGGCCCCACCACACCAGGAACACGCCGTAACGGGCCACGGTGCGCCGACTCCTTCCACTGCCTATTGGCTCGTCTTAGTTCTGGTCCATCTCACCGCAGACATCTCATGCGTTACCCTGTGCCACCAGTACAGCAGACGCACGGCCAACCCCATCCTCAGAGCAAGCTTACGGACGTTTGGAATCGGCAACGCGCTCACCTTCCTATTCTGGTCCTGCCAGCTCATCAGCCTGCTATTCCACACCGATCGGCTGCTGCCGTACCTCCCGTACGTCATGGACTTGTACGGTCTGCTACGCGCGGTCGCCCTCCTGTTGCCCTCGCTCTGGGCCATGCGGGGCGCCGCAACGGAGATCTGCACCATCTGGCACCTGTGGCCGCTGTGGCGCGACCTGGTACAGGCCGTGCCGCACATCGCGTTTCTCAAACCCCGCCACCGACTACTCGAGATCGTGTGGCCGCAGGCATCGTGGCAGCTGCTGGCCTACCGCAAAATCATCGAGACCCGGGATGCCATTCTCGTCCTCAACGACTATGCGACCGCTGGTACGTGGGCTCGCGCGCGCCGCCATGTGGCCGCTGCGGGTGTCGCTCAGGCCAAAGCCGATGCGACAGTGCTCGCGTGTGTAATGACAGGGGCACGCAGCGCCAAGCTCGCCGGCCTGCCTCAGCAGCAGTCCGTCGGCAGTCTCGTCAACTTCGGTAAAGGCGACCTCGATAACGAGAAGGCATTCCTCCTGGACATGGCGCGAGCTTACGCTTCGGCCCCAGCCAGGAACTTCGCGATCCATCCGAACACTTCCGACAGGAAGTGA
- a CDS encoding IS3 family transposase, with the protein MFRTAPTAGRSGCGKPGSTRGGAARSSRRNARSGGSAWAERVRCFFDYSGRTYGSPRITLDLCEEGWQVSPNTVADIVAELGLQGRTPPRRRRSMARPGKRKAAPALVRRTFRRRRARHVVVGRHDAGHHRSISPGLTSGAPQEAVDHGRPCRRHRNPRRRARLPLGLRPGPASWGPGPVLGPRPAGPVERACPESVTGAGCAPRSGSRRRHR; encoded by the coding sequence GTGTTCCGTACCGCACCTACTGCCGGGCGTTCGGGGTGTGGGAAGCCTGGTTCTACACGTGGCGGCGCCGCCCGCTCCAGCCGACGCAACGCGAGATCAGGCGGTTCGGCCTGGGCCGAGAGGGTCCGCTGTTTCTTCGACTACTCGGGCCGGACGTACGGCTCACCGAGGATCACGCTGGACTTGTGCGAGGAGGGCTGGCAGGTGTCGCCGAACACCGTCGCCGACATCGTGGCCGAACTCGGCCTGCAGGGCCGCACGCCGCCTCGCCGACGCCGTTCCATGGCCCGTCCGGGCAAGCGGAAAGCGGCTCCTGCCCTGGTGCGGCGTACGTTTCGACGCCGTCGCGCCCGACATGTCGTGGTGGGGCGGCATGACGCAGGTCATCACCGGAGCATCTCCCCCGGTCTCACAAGCGGGGCGCCCCAAGAAGCCGTTGACCATGGGAGGCCATGCCGCCGGCATCGAAATCCCCGGCGGCGAGCACGGCTGCCGCTGGGGCTCCGTCCCGGCCCAGCCTCTTGGGGCCCTGGCCCTGTCCTGGGGCCACGCCCCGCCGGCCCTGTGGAACGGGCCTGTCCGGAATCCGTTACAGGCGCGGGGTGCGCGCCTCGATCCGGTAGTCGAAGGCGACACCGCTGA